The Eublepharis macularius isolate TG4126 chromosome 3, MPM_Emac_v1.0, whole genome shotgun sequence genome has a window encoding:
- the LOC129325990 gene encoding olfactory receptor 51A7-like encodes MHNVTASPGLIFLLMGFPGLESAPYWLALPVCTTYLLSALGNGTVLFVVLTEKSLHAPMYFFLCMLAVCDLGLSTALLPTMLRVFLFGSQEVTGDACLAQLFFIHSFSIMESSVLLAMAFDRFVAICNPLRYASILTSSRVAYSGLAIALRGVALHVPIPFLLKRLTFCRTNLLSHSYCLHPDVMKLACHKSRRDGIYGLFVVFSTMGLDPVLIILSYVWILKTILGITSVEERRKALHTCASHISVVLLFYTPMLALSLISRLTVRSPPFLHVLLSYLHFLAPPLLNPVLYCVKMKEVRKRITMKFHWTRRVTSDRG; translated from the coding sequence ATGCACAACGTTACCGCCTCCCCTGGACTCATTTTCCTCCTGATGGGGTTCCCCGGGCTGGAGTCGGCCCCCTACTGGCTGGCCCTCCCGGTCTGCACCACGTACTTGTTGTCAGCGCTGGGGAACGGGACAGTCCTCTTCGTTGTCCTCACAGAGAAGAGCCTCCATGctcccatgtacttcttcctctGCATGCTGGCCGTCTGTGACCTGGGCTTGTCCACAGCCCTCTTACCTACAATGCTCCGTGTCTTCCTGTTTGGATCCCAGGAGGTCACTGGGGACGCCTGCCTGGCCCAGCTCTTCTTCATCCACTCCTTCTCCATCATGGAGTCCTCGGTGCTCCTGGCCATGGCCTTTGACCGCTTTGTGGCCATCTGCAACCCTCTGAGGTACGCCTCCATCCTGACCAGCTCCAGGGTGGCCTACTCTGGCTTGGCGATAGCCCTCCGGGGTGTGGCCTTGCACGTGCCTATCCCCTTCCTGCTTAAGAGGCTAACCTTCTGCCGGACTAACCTCCTTTCCCACTCATACTGCCTTCATCCAGATGTGATGAAGCTGGCCTGCCACAAGTCCCGCAGGGATGGCATCTACGGCCTCTTTGTGGTCTTCTCCACCATGGGTCTCGACCCGGTGCTCATCATCTTGTCTTACGTCTGGATCTTGAAGACCATTCTGGGCATCACCTCCGTGGAAGAACGCCGCAAGGCGCTCCACACCTGTGCCAGCCACATCTCAGtggtcttgctcttctacacCCCCATGCTGGCCTTGTCCTTAATTAGCCGCCTCACCGTCcgctcccctcccttcctccacgtCCTGCTATCCTACCTCCACTTCCTGGCTCCACCCTTGTTGAACCCCGTGTTGTACTGCGTCAAGATGAA